A genomic segment from Colletotrichum higginsianum IMI 349063 chromosome 5, whole genome shotgun sequence encodes:
- a CDS encoding Peroxisomal membrane protein gives MSTSADIPNKTRLSHQPSTIRAVLSLPPQWLSMYDEFITKNAGQVSQIESALRSLTYIIPGRFRDAEIASETVHSSVQLLSLYHDTLLMRALSRIPMSRLPSPHSRYTKYWTQRSPMYRRIAMLLQMVTYTQLLCEMAAKRRGGERGRWRAVVLLEAIKAICRLLLLRVTRSRPLVSPVLPEREPVPEEPEGDDDASTVKEMLVEPANGHASGGEDAPKPHEKDWVMPRTGMSLPSLPNAGDVSSYLLGKVLTAEDIKPAAKLLNQLQGSAQAAEVLHILAPLIYSLALSKSKNKKAWTPWLIGLSVEYAARQLRDRSFRTTPLERDEWNKRAWAMGWWTMRGAFYENIMKGIVGGVRSRVPGLIGGILEDYEYLWENYYFSTSA, from the exons ATGTCGACCTCCGCCGATATCCCCAACAAAACCCGCCTTTCGCATCAGCCGTCTACAATCCGCGCCGTCctgtcgctgccgccgcaaTGGCTTTCAATGTATGATGAGTTCATCACCAAAAACGCCGGCCAGGTCTCCCAAATAGAATCGGCTCTGAGGTCGCTGACGTACATCATCCCTG GTCGTTtccgcgacgccgagatTGCCTCCGAAACAGTCCATTCGAGTGTGCAGCTTCTATCTCTCTATCATGACACACTGCTCATGCGTGCCTTATCGCGCATTCCTATGTCGCGGCTACCGTCCCCCCACAGTCGCTACACCAAGTACTGGACCCAGCGGAGTCCCATGTACCGCCGCATCGCCATGTTACTGCAGATGGTTACCTACACACAACTCCTCTGCGAGATGGCAGCCAAGAGGCGTGGAGGTGAGCGCGGCCGATGGCGTGCCGTCGTGTTGTTGGAGGCAATCAAAGCTATCTGCCGTCTGCTGCTACTGCGCGTAACGCGTTCACGGCCTCTTGTCTCTCCCGTCCTTCCAGAGCGCGAGCCTGTCCCTGAAGAAcccgaaggcgacgacgacgctaGCACCGTCAAGGAAATGCTCGTCGAGCCCGCCAACGGCCATGCATCTGGAGGCGAGGACGCCCCGAAGCCCCACGAAAAGGATTGGGTCATGCCTAGGACAGGAATGAGCCTGCCCTCGTTACCCAACGCTGGTGATGTCAGCAGCTACCTCCTGGGCAAGGTCCTCACGGCCGAAGATATCAAACCAGCCGCCAAGTTGCTGAACCAACTCCAAGGCAGCGCCCAGGCGGCTGAAGTGCTCCACATTTTGGCGCCGCTGATATACTCACTCGCCCTCTCCAAAAGCAAGAATAAGAAGGCGTGGACACCGTGGCTGATTGGCCTGAGCGTTGAGTATGCCGCACGTCAACTCAGAGACCGGAGCTTCAGAACCACGCCGCTTGAACGTGACGAGTGGAACAAGCGAGCCTGGGCCATGGGTTGGTGGACGATGCGGGGGGCCTTTTACGAAAATATTATGAAGGGCATCGTCGGTGGAGTGCGATCAAGAGTCCCCGGGCTCATTGGTGGCATCCTGGAAGACTACGAGTACCTGTGGGAAAATTACTACTTCAGCACCAGTGCGTGA
- a CDS encoding Homeobox and c2h2 transcription: protein MDHPMQDAPADVLADARRTLEALKSSGLSREVLLQMWEAGEDRTHQLQHQLQQQQQQQQQQQQQQQQQQTSQDAPLEDASTRAICHGQIGHRPRISVSSTSSGSSGHASIWSMGSANSNATVATHYSQASHAPSTTQCAPQSSVGAPGSLPQVASAQTGWGPGRFNFYWCTSCETRFKRKYDWKRHEEEFHERWKKYPCPEPGCNRSFWGANTFNQHHKASHGCKTCPHSEKVVKYLKRRKYWACGFCSALHPSRERHVEHVARHFESGKTKSDWMHSRVIYGLLHQPLIHEAWKDVLMSKANEFSGRQPNFSWNPTQTGRAQGFMENESPGQLQDLLEFFSGSSAEAESIVTIAYKLADLVFLPVPASPPMQYSQCFAPPPSTLPQQYPPQPLLPPPSIPSQTLPTQSPQPPVLASQDSSSPFMDQMRAQSMMQQSMFHTPQPRANTEPLRRASLDRELPPPPQENQPMNFQFMPENMVSFEDWESFSSTVVDENAPQPTPMSTEWPMVPVQYYNAPVGP, encoded by the exons ATGGACCACCCCATGCAGGATGCTCCGGCCGACGTGCTGGCTGATGCCAGACGAACGCTCGAGGCTTTGAAGAGCTCGGGACTCTCGCGCGAAGTATTGTTGCAAATGTGGGAGGCCGGCGAAGACAGGACGCACCAACTGCAACACCAGcttcaacagcagcagcaacagcagcagcaacaacaacaacaacaacaacagcaacagacATCACAAGACGCCCCCCTAGAGGATGCGTCCACACGAG CAATCTGCCACGGTCAAATAGGTCACCGACCGCGTATCTCCGTTTCGTCGACCAGCTCGGGTTCTTCCGGCCATGCCAGTATCTGGTCGATGGGTTCCGCCAACTCCAATGCTACCGTCGCGACACACTACTCCCAAGCTTCCCATGCCCCTTCCACCACCCAATGTGCACCCCAGTCCTCAGTCGGTGCTCCAGGCAGCCTCCCCCAGGTAGCAAGCGCCCAAACAGGTTGGGGTCCCGGCCGTTTCAACTTCTATTGGTGCACTTCCTGCGAGACACGGTTTAAGCGCAAGTACGACTGGAAGCGTCATGAAGAGGAGTTCCATGAGCGCTGGAAGAAGTACCCTTGCCCTGAGCCTGGCTGTAACAGGAGTTTTTGGGGGGCGAACACCTTTAATCAACACCACAAGGCCTCGCACGGCTGCAAAACGTGCCCCCATTCTGAAAAGGTTGTCAAGTATCTCAAGAGGAGAAAGTACTGGGCTTGCGGCTTTTGCTCGGCTCTTCATCCTTCAAGGGAGCGCCATGTCGAACACGTCGCCAGGCATTTCGAGTCGGGAAAAACAAAGTCGGACTGGATGCACTCAAGAGTGATCTACGGTCTTTTGCACCAGCCCTTGATCCATGAGGCCTGGAAGGACGTCCTCATGTCCAAGGCGAACGAGTTCAGTGGCCGTCAACCCAACTTCAGCTGGAATCCCACACAGACCGGTCGTGCGCAGGGCTTCATGGAGAATGAGAGCCCGGGCCAACTCCAGGACCTTCTCGAGTTCTTTTCTGGTTCCAGCGCCGAAGCCGAGTCCATTGTCACCATCGCCTACAAGCTTGCGgacctcgtcttcctccccgTTCCGGCATCACCGCCGATGCAATATTCACAATGCttcgcccctcccccttctaCTCTCCCTCAACAATACCCGCCCCAGCCActacttcctcctccttcgaTTCCCTCTCAGACTCTGCCGACCCAGTCGCCTCAGCCCCCAGTACTAGCCTCGCAGGACTCGTCCTCTCCGTTCATGGACCAAATGAGGGCTCAGTCGATGATGCAACAGTCAATGTTCCACACGCCGCAGCCGCGCGCCAATACCGAGCCTCTACGACGAGCATCTCTCGACAGAGAGcttccaccaccgccgcaaGAAAATCAGCCAATGAATTTTCAGTTCATGCCCGAAAACATGGTCTCATTTGAGGACTGGGAGAGCTTCTCCAGCACCGTGGTTGACGAGAACGCACCGCAACCTACGCCAATGTCGACAGAATGGCCAATGGTTCCTGTACAATATTACAACGCCCCTGTAGGGCCATGA